In a single window of the Necator americanus strain Aroian chromosome X, whole genome shotgun sequence genome:
- a CDS encoding hypothetical protein (NECATOR_CHRX.G25069.T1) — MPVVDPHHQRSQAASRKRKFECSKAAKVNRLRFFGHILRRPADRLVQRGLKSSSGSSWKKPSGRKWKFWTEMMKEDLRTLGVDRQFRRDVRFRRTWNSDEWIDSVQALAEDREGWAELCSRTAHLGEDAGNRVRR, encoded by the coding sequence atgcctgtggtcgacccccatcaccaacgaagtcaagctgcgagtcgaAAGCGaaagttcgaatgttcgaaagcggctaaagtaaatcgtcttcgcttctttggtcatatattaaggagaccggcagatcgccttgtccaacgaggcctgaagagttcgtcgggttcgagctggaagaagccatcTGGCCGAAaatggaagttctggactgagatgatgaaagaggacctgaggacactcggcgtggataggcagttcaggcgagacgtaagatttcgcagaacatggaatagcgacgaatggattgattctgtgcaagctctcgcagaagatcgagaaggttgggcagagctgtgttcaaggacggcacacctcggcgaagatgcgggtaatcgcgtcaggcgatga